The following proteins come from a genomic window of Chanos chanos chromosome 15, fChaCha1.1, whole genome shotgun sequence:
- the slc7a1a gene encoding high affinity cationic amino acid transporter 1, with protein MVLDKLLGFGKQLLRVKVVDCSTEDSRLSRCLNTFDLVALGVGSTLGAGVYVLAGAVARDNAGPAIVLSFLIAALASVLAGLCYAEFGARVPKTGSAYLYSYVTVGELWAFVTGWNLILSYIIGTSSVARAWSATFDELIGKHIEHFCRQYMSMKAPGILAEYPDMFAVVIILTLTGLLAFGVKESAMVNKVFTCINILVLLFMVVSGLVKGTLKNWHLDPDAILSGTNSSTSNVTEPLPSVESLGVGGFMPFGFTGVLSGAATCFYAFVGFDCIATTGEEVKNPQRAIPIGIVSSLLICFVAYFGVSAALTMMMPYYMLDKNSPLPVAFKYVGWEGATYAVAVGSLCALSTSLLGAMFPMPRVIWAMACDGLLFKYMAEVSPRTKTPLAATLTSGVVAAIMAFLFDLKDLVDLMSIGTLLAYTLVAACVLVLRYQPEHSSPAYQMTSTQEEVELSETISVPSMGILPGVEERFSFKNLLFPEISEPTNQSGFSVNICASVLGMLILTFSILAVQGGTAAWNIAALSVLVMVSLVLTLIIWRQPESKTKLSFKVPLLPFIPVVSMFVNMYLMMQLDRGTWIRFAVWMFIGLVIYFGYGIRHSAEATQARSSPDEELNGYKPTCALNGSAMSPEKEAFLSNGLDAGGDEDDL; from the exons ATGGTTTTGGACAAGCTGCTGGGCTTTGGGAAGCAGCTGCTGAGGGTTAAGGTGGTGGACTGCAGCACGGAGGACTCGCGTCTCTCGCGATGCCTCAACACCTTCGACCTGGTGGCGTTGGGCGTGGGCAGCACTCTGGGCGCGGGCGTCTACGTCCTGGCGGGGGCGGTGGCCCGGGACAATGCCGGACCGGCCATCGTCCTCTCCTTCCTCATAGCCGCCCTGGCTTCGGTCCTGGCCGGACTCTGCTACGCTGAGTTTGGTGCCCGAGTCCCAAAGACAGGCTCCGCCTACCTGTACAGCTACGTGACTGTGGGAGAGCTCTGGGCATTTGTGACTGGCTGGAACCTCATTCTCTCCTATATTATTG GGACGTCGAGCGTAGCCAGAGCGTGGAGCGCCACGTTTGACGAGCTGATTGGGAAACATATTGAACATTTCTGTCGTCAGTATATGAGTATGAAAGCTCCAGGAATACTGGCCGAGTATCCAGACATGTTCGCTGTTGTCATCATTCTCACTctgacag GCTTGCTGGCCTTTGGGGTGAAGGAGTCGGCCATGGTCAATAAGGTCTTCACCTGCATCAACATTCTAGTCTTGCTTTTCATGGTCGTCTCAGGTCTAGTCAAAGGTACGCTCAAGAACTGGCACCTAGACCCAGATGCCATACTCAGTGGAACCAACTCCTCCACCTCCAA CGTGACGGAGCCGTTGCCGTCGGTGGAAAGCCTCGGGGTGGGCGGCTTTATGCCGTTTGGCTTCACCGGGGTCCTCTCTGGGGCAGCAACCTGTTTTTACGCCTTTGTGGGATTTGACTGTATCGCCACCACAG GTGAGGAGGTGAAGAATCCTCAGAGAGCCATTCCCATAGGCATCGTGTCCTCCCTCCTCATCTGTTTCGTGGCTTACTTCGGGGTGTCTGCCGCCCTCACTATGATGATGCCGTATTACATGCTGGATAAGAACAGTCCCCTTCCCGTGGCCTTTAAGTACGTAGGCTGGGAAGGAGCCACTTACGCCGTAGCGGTGGgctctctctgtgccctctcCACCAG CTTGCTTGGTGCCATGTTCCCAATGCCCAGGGTCATCTGGGCTATGGCATGCGACGGCCTGCTCTTCAAATACATGGCTGAAGTGAGTCCTAGAACCAAAACTCCCTTAGCCGCTACGCTAACATCAGGCGTGGTTGCAG cCATAATGGCCTTCCTGTTTGACCTGAAGGACTTGGTAGACCTCATGTCTATTGGTACGTTGTTGGCCTATACCCTCGTCGCTGCCTGTGTCCTTGTCCTCAG ATACCAGCCAGAGCACTCAAGTCCGGCCTACCAGATGACCAGCACGCAGGAAGAGGTGGAGCTGAGTGAGACGATCAGCGTACCCAGTATGGGAATCCTTCCTGGAGTGGAGGAGCGATTCAGCTTCAAAAATCTGCTCTTCCCTGAGATCTCAGAGCCCACCAACCAGTCTGGCTTCTCCGTCAACATCTGCGCCAGTGTGCTCg GTATGTTAATTCTGACCTTCAGCATTCTGGCTGTCCAGGGCGGAACAGCGGCCTGGAACATAGCAGCCCTCAGCGTATTGGTTATGGTCTCCCTGGTTCTCACTTTGATCATATGGAGACAACCAGAAAGTAAAACCAAGCTCTCTTTTAAG GTTCCCTTACTGCCTTTCATCCCTGTTGTCAGCATGTTtgtgaatatgtatttaatGATGCAGCTGGATAGAGGCACCTGGATCAGATTTGCTGTCTGGATG